From a region of the Mucilaginibacter auburnensis genome:
- the thrA gene encoding bifunctional aspartate kinase/homoserine dehydrogenase I, with translation MKILKFGGTSVGSVQSISTLIDILKREVATSGEKPIVVLSAMSGVTNMLIDMAEQAAAGLDFTAALAELERRHFDAVKELLEIQNQNPALTRLKINFNHLEELLQGILTLRELTPKTRDLVLSFGERCSTLMVSKIAAQYFPEAIYVDASELIKTDSSFGNARVQTEMTEQVIRGFYNGNKEKMLFVTGFIAGNEQGQITTLGRGGSDYTAAIFGAALNAKEIEIWTDVNGMMTADPRMVKKAFSLPELTYTEAMELSYFGAKVIYPPTMIPAFMKKIPIVIRNTFEPDFKGTFIRHDCKASNLPIKGISSINNISILNVEGSGMVGKSGFSGRLFSLLAREQINVILITQSSSEHSITFAVSPADTERALHVIEQEFELELMAKKLENIAIEKDLAILAVVGENMKETPGVSGKLFYSLGRNGVNVRAIAQGSSEYNISVIISAADLAKALNAVHDAFFVELTKTLHAFCLGTGNIGKTLFNQLNAHAAFLQENNGVQVKIAGISNTRKMAFNSDGIDLDEWEDALERSHEAADLAGFIAKMQSMNLPNCVFIDNTASQKPIAFYEDVLKSTISIVTCNKIGNSGPYAQYKTFRDTARQHGVDFFYETNVGAGLPIIRTLKDLMNSGDRVQRIEAILSGTISFIFNNFKGEVSFHDVVKLAQEKGYTEPDPRDDLRGTDFMRKMLILARDAGYTLEAADVKIGSILPQACLDAASVDDFYAALKAEDAYFADLKAQAESQGKVLRYIGILEDGQAAITLEMVDENHPFFILSGSDNIISFTTDRYKERPLVVKGPGAGAEVTAAGVFADLINVGTN, from the coding sequence ATGAAGATTTTAAAATTTGGCGGTACATCCGTAGGTTCTGTTCAGAGCATAAGTACTTTAATAGATATTTTGAAGCGCGAGGTAGCTACCTCAGGCGAAAAACCTATAGTGGTACTATCTGCCATGAGCGGAGTTACCAACATGTTGATCGATATGGCCGAGCAAGCTGCGGCAGGACTTGATTTTACTGCTGCTTTAGCTGAACTGGAACGCCGTCATTTTGATGCGGTTAAGGAATTACTGGAGATACAAAACCAAAACCCGGCACTTACCCGCCTAAAAATCAACTTCAATCATTTAGAGGAACTTCTGCAAGGCATTTTAACCCTGCGCGAACTTACCCCTAAAACCCGCGACCTGGTACTAAGCTTTGGCGAACGTTGCTCAACTTTAATGGTGAGCAAAATTGCCGCTCAATATTTTCCTGAAGCCATTTATGTTGATGCATCAGAATTAATTAAAACCGACAGCAGTTTTGGAAATGCCCGTGTACAAACCGAAATGACCGAGCAGGTTATACGAGGTTTTTACAATGGCAATAAAGAAAAAATGTTATTTGTAACAGGCTTTATTGCAGGCAATGAGCAGGGACAAATTACCACATTGGGTCGTGGCGGCAGCGATTACACCGCAGCTATTTTTGGCGCAGCTTTAAATGCCAAAGAAATTGAAATATGGACCGACGTGAACGGCATGATGACCGCCGACCCACGCATGGTTAAAAAAGCATTCAGCTTACCGGAGTTGACGTATACCGAGGCCATGGAGCTGTCGTATTTTGGTGCAAAGGTAATTTATCCGCCTACCATGATCCCGGCGTTCATGAAGAAGATACCTATTGTTATCCGCAACACGTTTGAGCCGGACTTTAAAGGAACCTTCATTCGTCATGATTGCAAGGCATCTAACCTGCCAATAAAAGGCATATCATCCATCAATAATATCAGCATTTTAAACGTTGAAGGCAGCGGCATGGTGGGTAAATCAGGCTTCAGTGGCCGATTATTTTCATTACTGGCCCGCGAGCAGATCAACGTGATACTGATCACCCAATCATCATCAGAACATAGCATTACTTTTGCTGTATCTCCTGCAGATACAGAAAGGGCACTCCATGTAATCGAACAAGAGTTTGAGCTGGAGTTAATGGCTAAAAAACTCGAAAACATCGCCATAGAGAAAGACCTTGCCATATTAGCCGTCGTTGGCGAGAACATGAAGGAAACCCCGGGTGTATCAGGCAAGTTGTTTTATTCACTCGGTCGTAATGGTGTCAACGTTAGGGCTATTGCACAGGGTTCGTCAGAATACAATATCTCGGTAATCATATCTGCGGCCGATTTAGCTAAAGCACTAAATGCCGTGCATGATGCCTTCTTTGTTGAACTGACCAAAACCTTGCATGCATTCTGCCTGGGTACAGGTAACATTGGCAAAACGTTATTCAATCAGTTAAATGCTCACGCAGCCTTTTTGCAAGAGAACAACGGTGTACAGGTTAAAATTGCAGGCATAAGCAATACCCGCAAAATGGCCTTTAACAGTGATGGAATTGATCTGGATGAGTGGGAAGACGCACTGGAAAGATCACACGAGGCGGCAGACCTTGCCGGCTTCATTGCTAAAATGCAGAGCATGAATTTGCCTAACTGTGTTTTCATTGATAACACAGCGAGCCAGAAGCCAATTGCTTTTTATGAAGATGTATTAAAATCAACCATATCTATTGTTACCTGCAATAAAATTGGCAACTCTGGTCCTTACGCGCAGTACAAAACCTTCCGCGATACAGCCCGCCAGCACGGTGTTGATTTCTTCTATGAAACCAATGTTGGTGCAGGCCTGCCTATCATCCGTACATTAAAAGATCTGATGAACAGCGGCGACAGGGTGCAGCGTATTGAAGCAATCCTATCAGGCACCATATCCTTCATTTTTAACAACTTTAAAGGTGAGGTTAGCTTCCACGATGTGGTTAAACTGGCACAGGAAAAAGGTTATACCGAACCTGATCCGAGGGACGACTTGCGCGGAACCGACTTTATGCGCAAGATGTTGATTCTGGCCCGCGATGCCGGTTACACTTTAGAAGCAGCTGATGTTAAAATTGGCAGCATACTACCGCAAGCTTGTTTAGATGCCGCATCGGTTGATGATTTCTATGCTGCCTTAAAAGCAGAAGATGCTTACTTTGCAGACCTGAAAGCACAAGCCGAAAGCCAGGGCAAAGTTTTAAGATACATAGGCATATTGGAGGACGGACAAGCGGCCATTACACTGGAAATGGTTGACGAAAATCACCCTTTCTTTATCCTATCGGGCAGTGATAATATTATATCGTTCACTACTGACAGGTACAAAGAGCGACCGTTGGTTGTTAAAGGCCCTGGTGCCGGTGCGGAAGTTACCGCGGCCGGCGTATTTGCTGATTTGATAAATGTAGGTACAAATTGA
- the thrC gene encoding threonine synthase, with the protein MKLYSTNNPDSRVSFKEAVFNSMPQDKGLYMPESIPRLSDTFLNNIDSYTLPEIAYHVAQNLLGDDIPADDLKAIIYDAINFYAPIIKLEDRVYVLELFHGPSLAFKDFGARFMSRVMSYFLQEGEKQLDVLVATSGDTGGAVALGFLGVPNTRVTILYPKGKVSDIQELQLTTNGQNIRALEIDGTFDDCQALVKQAFTDAELNAKYRLTSANSINIARLIPQSFYYFNAYAQALKQGKSKVVFSVPSGNFGNLGAGLLAWKMGLPVERFIAATNANDTVPQFLKTGVYEPKPSVATLSNAMDVGNPSNWVRIADLFKDDADQLKSLVHGYRYTDEETTAAIQSIYDTYKYVACPHTAIAWRALKDYQEKGGDDNGIFLSTAHPCKFPDVYTDEIAAHVEIPEQVKDLQAKEKQSVELSKDFAGFKDYLLKNA; encoded by the coding sequence ATGAAATTATACAGCACCAATAACCCGGATTCAAGAGTAAGCTTCAAAGAAGCTGTTTTTAACAGCATGCCGCAAGATAAAGGTTTGTACATGCCCGAATCTATTCCGCGTTTGAGCGATACTTTTCTGAATAACATTGACAGTTACACACTACCCGAAATTGCCTATCATGTAGCGCAAAATTTATTGGGAGATGATATTCCGGCTGATGATCTGAAAGCTATTATTTACGATGCCATAAACTTTTATGCGCCTATTATAAAGCTGGAAGATAGGGTGTATGTATTAGAGCTTTTTCACGGACCATCATTAGCATTTAAAGATTTTGGCGCGCGCTTTATGAGCCGCGTAATGAGCTATTTTTTACAGGAAGGCGAAAAACAACTGGATGTATTGGTGGCAACTTCGGGCGATACCGGCGGTGCTGTGGCTTTAGGCTTTTTAGGCGTTCCTAACACCCGCGTAACCATCCTTTACCCTAAAGGAAAGGTAAGCGACATTCAAGAATTGCAGCTAACCACTAACGGGCAAAATATTCGCGCTTTAGAAATTGACGGCACATTTGATGATTGCCAGGCACTGGTTAAACAAGCTTTTACTGATGCTGAACTGAATGCGAAATACCGTTTAACGTCAGCCAACTCAATTAATATTGCCCGCTTAATTCCGCAAAGCTTTTATTACTTCAATGCTTATGCGCAAGCGCTTAAGCAAGGAAAAAGTAAAGTTGTATTTTCTGTGCCGAGCGGCAACTTCGGCAATTTAGGCGCTGGTTTGTTAGCCTGGAAAATGGGCCTGCCTGTTGAGCGCTTTATTGCAGCTACCAACGCTAATGATACCGTTCCGCAGTTTTTAAAAACCGGTGTTTATGAACCTAAGCCATCTGTTGCGACATTATCAAACGCGATGGACGTGGGCAACCCAAGCAACTGGGTGCGTATAGCCGATCTATTTAAAGATGATGCAGATCAGTTAAAATCTCTGGTACACGGCTACAGGTATACTGATGAAGAAACCACCGCTGCTATACAAAGCATTTATGATACCTACAAGTATGTTGCTTGTCCGCATACTGCCATAGCCTGGAGAGCATTGAAAGACTACCAGGAAAAAGGCGGAGATGATAACGGCATCTTCCTTTCAACTGCGCATCCATGTAAATTCCCAGACGTTTATACCGACGAAATTGCCGCGCATGTAGAAATACCTGAGCAGGTAAAAGACTTGCAGGCTAAGGAAAAACAATCAGTTGAGTTGAGTAAAGACTTTGCAGGATTTAAAGATTATTTGCTAAAAAACGCATAA
- a CDS encoding homoserine kinase — protein MEELIMSDKMPAFNITEKEVRVFAPATVANVVCGFDVLGFAVNEPGDEVIMRITDKPGITISKITGDDGRLPLNPDKNTVSVSVKHYLQSIGRADIGLDIELHKKMPIGSGLGSSSASTVGGLFAIKTLLGDTSDPINLLPFAMKGEEMACGHGHADNVAPALFGGFVLVRSYEPLDVVRLPHPKELYCAIVFPDVDVPTREARQIIRNKIQMKDAVTQWGNIAGLVSGLFMGDIDLIGRSMKDVLVEPVRSMLIPDFYKMREIAMETGAVSFGISGSGPSVFAFTKDEETARIITQKLQKHLTGIKIGSQAYVSPINDAGPKVI, from the coding sequence ATGGAAGAACTAATAATGTCGGATAAAATGCCAGCATTTAATATAACAGAAAAAGAGGTTCGCGTTTTTGCCCCTGCTACCGTTGCTAACGTGGTATGTGGTTTTGACGTGCTGGGCTTTGCCGTTAACGAACCTGGTGATGAAGTCATAATGCGGATTACTGATAAACCCGGCATCACCATCAGCAAAATTACCGGTGACGATGGCCGCTTGCCGCTTAATCCTGATAAAAACACGGTAAGCGTTAGTGTAAAGCATTATCTGCAAAGCATTGGTCGCGCGGATATTGGTTTGGACATTGAGTTGCATAAAAAAATGCCCATTGGCAGCGGATTAGGTTCGAGTTCAGCCAGTACAGTTGGCGGTCTTTTCGCTATAAAAACTTTATTAGGCGATACCAGCGACCCTATCAACCTGCTACCTTTTGCCATGAAAGGTGAAGAAATGGCTTGCGGTCATGGCCACGCTGACAACGTAGCCCCTGCCCTATTTGGCGGCTTTGTGTTGGTACGAAGCTATGAACCATTAGACGTTGTAAGATTACCGCACCCAAAAGAATTGTATTGTGCGATAGTATTCCCTGATGTGGATGTGCCTACCCGCGAGGCAAGACAGATCATCCGCAATAAAATACAAATGAAAGATGCTGTTACACAGTGGGGGAACATTGCCGGACTGGTAAGCGGTTTGTTTATGGGTGATATTGACCTGATCGGTCGCAGCATGAAAGATGTACTGGTTGAACCGGTACGCTCTATGCTGATACCTGATTTTTACAAAATGCGAGAGATTGCTATGGAAACGGGAGCAGTGAGCTTTGGCATTTCAGGCTCAGGACCATCAGTTTTTGCGTTCACAAAAGACGAAGAAACAGCACGTATTATTACCCAAAAACTGCAAAAGCATTTAACGGGCATAAAAATTGGTTCACAAGCTTATGTATCGCCAATTAATGATGCGGGACCGAAGGTAATATAA
- the rsgA gene encoding ribosome small subunit-dependent GTPase A produces MQGLVTKSTGSWYQVQTPDGERYNCRIKGVFRIKGIKTTNPIAVGDVVDFEIEPDQETGVIAHLHPRKNYIIRKSVNLSKQGHILAANLDQALLIVTLASPRTSLGFIDRFLVTAEAYDIPAVLVFNKLDMFSEEGLEVLADYKSVYQHIGYPCFEVSALQGTNVDQVQQLLKDKVTLLSGHSGVGKSSLINALLPDLGLRTNQLSDWSDKGMHTTTFAEMFELPQGGFIIDTPGIRELGIIDIEKPELGQFFPEMRQRMNDCRFNNCRHINEPGCAVLEALEEGEIELSRYESYLSIYNGNDTRA; encoded by the coding sequence ATGCAGGGATTAGTTACCAAGTCTACCGGAAGTTGGTATCAGGTGCAAACACCTGATGGGGAGCGATATAATTGTCGAATAAAAGGCGTTTTCAGGATAAAAGGGATCAAAACAACCAACCCAATAGCCGTTGGCGATGTGGTAGACTTTGAAATAGAACCTGACCAGGAAACCGGCGTTATAGCACATCTGCATCCCCGAAAAAATTACATTATCCGTAAATCGGTCAATCTCTCTAAACAGGGGCATATCCTCGCTGCTAACCTTGACCAGGCATTACTTATAGTAACGTTGGCATCGCCACGAACATCATTGGGATTTATTGATCGTTTTTTGGTTACTGCTGAGGCTTATGACATTCCTGCGGTATTGGTGTTCAACAAACTGGATATGTTTAGCGAGGAAGGGTTGGAAGTATTGGCAGATTATAAATCTGTTTATCAGCACATAGGTTACCCTTGCTTTGAGGTATCAGCTTTGCAAGGCACAAATGTTGATCAGGTGCAACAGCTGCTAAAAGATAAGGTAACGCTGCTATCAGGCCACTCGGGCGTAGGTAAATCAAGTTTGATCAACGCTTTATTGCCCGACCTGGGCCTGCGCACCAATCAGCTATCTGACTGGAGTGATAAAGGTATGCACACTACTACCTTTGCCGAAATGTTTGAGCTGCCGCAGGGAGGTTTTATTATTGACACCCCCGGCATACGCGAATTAGGCATTATTGATATTGAAAAACCGGAACTGGGCCAGTTTTTCCCCGAAATGCGCCAACGCATGAACGATTGCCGTTTTAACAATTGCCGCCACATAAACGAGCCCGGCTGCGCAGTGCTGGAAGCATTAGAGGAAGGTGAAATTGAACTATCCCGTTATGAAAGCTATTTGAGCATTTATAATGGGAATGATACGAGGGCGTGA
- a CDS encoding carbon-nitrogen hydrolase family protein, translating to MKIALASPTFPTSVNDGLHQLKQMAQEASAQGAKIICFPESFLPGYPYEEFEIEKRTPQQLEQALKEAQTVASENNLAIILPMDWYDNGKYLNVAQVISSTGEWMGYQGKVQLDPSEDNIWEAGTERRLFEVNGLKFGISICHEGFRYPETVRWAARKGAQIVFHPHAAGSNKSGTVPKEWGDKNSPYYEKAMMMRSIENSIYFASVNYAFNYPESASTVIAPDGSYVAHQPYTVPGVLVVDIDLDLATGFLAKRYKTALHKQPIQSL from the coding sequence ATGAAAATTGCTTTAGCATCTCCCACTTTTCCAACCTCTGTAAATGATGGACTGCATCAGCTTAAACAAATGGCGCAAGAAGCCTCGGCTCAGGGGGCTAAGATCATTTGCTTCCCGGAATCTTTTCTTCCCGGCTATCCTTATGAGGAATTTGAAATAGAAAAACGCACGCCTCAACAACTGGAGCAGGCCCTTAAAGAAGCACAGACCGTTGCCTCAGAGAACAATCTGGCCATTATACTACCAATGGATTGGTATGATAACGGTAAATACCTGAATGTTGCCCAGGTAATATCATCAACCGGCGAGTGGATGGGCTATCAGGGAAAAGTGCAGTTGGACCCCAGTGAAGACAATATTTGGGAAGCCGGCACAGAGCGACGCCTTTTTGAAGTTAATGGCTTAAAATTTGGCATTAGTATTTGCCATGAAGGTTTTCGTTATCCCGAAACTGTAAGATGGGCGGCACGCAAAGGCGCGCAGATTGTTTTTCATCCGCACGCGGCAGGCAGCAATAAAAGCGGTACTGTTCCCAAAGAGTGGGGAGATAAAAACAGTCCTTATTACGAAAAGGCCATGATGATGCGCTCTATTGAGAACAGCATTTATTTTGCCAGCGTTAATTATGCATTTAACTACCCCGAATCGGCCAGTACCGTTATAGCGCCTGATGGCAGTTATGTGGCACATCAGCCTTACACCGTACCTGGCGTTTTGGTGGTTGACATTGACCTTGATTTAGCCACTGGCTTTCTGGCAAAACGTTATAAAACAGCACTACACAAGCAACCTATACAAAGTCTGTAG
- a CDS encoding serine hydroxymethyltransferase encodes MKRDKLIFKLLDEEQQRQEEGLELIASENFVSLQVMEAAGSVATNKYAEGLPGKRYYGGCQIVDEIETIAIDRAKQLFNAEWVNVQPHSGAQANAAVMLACLQPGDKILGFDLSHGGHLTHGSGVNFSGKLYEPHFYGVKKETGYVDYDQLKEVALREKPKMIICGASAYSRDWDYAFIREVADQIGAIVLADISHPAGLIARGLLTDPLPHCHIVSTTTHKTLRGPRGGLIMMGKDFENPWGLKTPKGEIRMMSNLLDMAVFPGTQGGPLEHIIAAKAVAFAEALSDSYLKYIVQVKKNGAALAKAFIELGYEIVSGGTDNHLVLIDLRNKGVTGKAAENALVKADITINKNMVPFDDKSPFITSGIRIGTAAVTTRGMKEKQMEAIVALVDEVIKDPENELSLNKVRKKVHKLTEQFPLYAEKDKE; translated from the coding sequence ATGAAAAGAGATAAACTAATATTTAAGCTGTTAGACGAAGAGCAGCAGCGCCAGGAAGAAGGTTTGGAACTTATTGCATCAGAAAACTTTGTTAGCTTACAGGTGATGGAAGCAGCAGGTTCTGTTGCTACCAACAAATATGCCGAAGGCCTTCCGGGTAAGCGTTATTATGGTGGCTGCCAAATAGTTGATGAGATTGAAACCATCGCTATTGACCGCGCTAAACAACTGTTTAACGCCGAGTGGGTTAACGTGCAGCCGCACTCAGGCGCGCAGGCTAACGCCGCTGTAATGCTGGCTTGCTTACAGCCCGGCGACAAAATATTAGGTTTTGACCTTTCTCATGGTGGTCACTTAACGCATGGTTCGGGTGTTAACTTTTCGGGTAAACTTTACGAGCCGCACTTTTATGGCGTTAAAAAAGAAACCGGTTATGTTGATTACGATCAGTTGAAAGAGGTTGCCCTGCGTGAAAAACCGAAGATGATCATCTGCGGTGCATCGGCTTACTCACGCGATTGGGATTACGCTTTCATTCGTGAGGTTGCTGATCAAATTGGTGCAATTGTACTGGCAGATATATCTCACCCGGCAGGTTTAATTGCACGCGGTTTATTGACAGATCCGCTTCCGCATTGCCATATTGTTAGCACTACTACCCACAAAACCCTTCGTGGCCCACGTGGTGGTTTGATCATGATGGGTAAAGACTTTGAAAACCCATGGGGCTTAAAAACACCTAAAGGCGAGATCAGGATGATGTCAAACTTGTTGGATATGGCTGTTTTTCCCGGTACTCAAGGTGGCCCGTTGGAGCACATTATTGCCGCTAAAGCTGTTGCTTTTGCAGAGGCTTTGTCTGACAGTTATTTGAAATACATAGTACAGGTTAAAAAGAATGGCGCGGCTTTGGCTAAGGCATTTATTGAACTTGGATACGAAATTGTATCGGGCGGTACAGATAACCATTTGGTGTTAATTGACCTGCGTAACAAAGGGGTAACCGGTAAAGCTGCTGAGAATGCTTTGGTGAAAGCTGATATCACTATCAACAAAAACATGGTTCCGTTTGATGATAAGTCGCCTTTCATCACTTCAGGTATCCGTATCGGTACTGCTGCGGTTACTACCCGCGGTATGAAAGAGAAACAGATGGAAGCTATTGTTGCCTTGGTTGACGAGGTAATAAAAGATCCGGAAAACGAACTTTCTCTAAATAAAGTACGTAAAAAGGTGCATAAGTTAACGGAGCAGTTTCCGTTATATGCTGAGAAAGATAAAGAATAA
- a CDS encoding DUF72 domain-containing protein, with protein sequence MTNYYSGTSGLVLPVPNKTHYPSEFKEKSRLCYYASLFSSIEVNSSFYKIPQAKTIAKWTADVPDDFKFTFKLWHGITHEKGLIFNEDDVSRFMKAIDAAGTKKGCLLVQFPPSAKVNLMPQLQHLLNTLFDTDIDCTWKIALEFRHNSWYTDNLFEFAEQHNLSVVLHDIPASATPLDFNVISETIYLRFHGPGGKYRGSYDDDVLYEYASYVNEWREEGKTVYVYFNNTMGDAVRNLEMLNRIVKGEV encoded by the coding sequence ATGACTAATTATTACTCAGGAACAAGCGGACTGGTTCTGCCGGTACCCAACAAAACTCATTACCCTTCCGAATTTAAGGAGAAGAGCAGGTTGTGCTATTATGCCTCTTTGTTTAGCAGCATTGAGGTGAACTCATCTTTTTACAAAATTCCGCAGGCTAAAACCATCGCCAAGTGGACTGCCGATGTTCCCGACGATTTTAAATTCACTTTTAAGTTATGGCACGGTATAACGCACGAAAAAGGGCTAATATTTAACGAGGATGACGTTAGTCGGTTTATGAAAGCCATTGATGCAGCGGGAACAAAAAAAGGTTGTTTGTTGGTACAGTTTCCGCCGTCAGCAAAAGTTAATTTAATGCCTCAACTGCAACACTTATTAAATACATTGTTTGATACCGATATAGATTGTACCTGGAAAATAGCTTTAGAGTTTAGGCACAACTCCTGGTATACAGACAATCTGTTTGAATTTGCAGAACAACACAACCTCAGTGTGGTGTTGCATGACATTCCGGCATCAGCTACGCCTTTAGATTTTAATGTTATAAGTGAAACGATTTACCTACGCTTTCACGGACCGGGAGGTAAATATCGCGGAAGTTATGACGATGATGTACTATATGAATACGCCAGCTATGTTAATGAGTGGCGGGAAGAAGGCAAAACTGTTTATGTGTATTTTAACAACACTATGGGTGATGCTGTACGGAATCTTGAAATGTTGAACAGGATAGTTAAGGGAGAAGTTTAA